From the genome of Streptomyces sp. NBC_01341, one region includes:
- a CDS encoding helix-turn-helix domain-containing protein produces MLGPLGLDATAEAVYRALLCHPHATAPEHCRRLDLTLKQFYRALEELTDLSLVRPAAGDDPRRVHVVNPKLALETLLARQRAELAAREQQVRAGEAAVADLLSRLPASDPVTGGPPVVHLDGVDHVRDYLARLHEEVAEEIQTFATGGAQTEENMTASRPLNQRLLGRGVRMRTVYLDSIHNHAPTVAHVTWLASLGAEVRTAPSLSTRMIIADHRLALVALDDQDSSLGALVVSGRGLIASLEALFDSVWDRAEPLGREEKQEDDALTRQQQETLRLLARGYTDEAIAKRLGVSPRTARRIATGLLGHLEARSRFQAGVHAAQQGYLRTGGPKT; encoded by the coding sequence ATGCTCGGCCCCTTGGGTCTGGACGCCACGGCAGAGGCCGTGTACCGCGCGCTGCTCTGCCATCCTCACGCGACGGCCCCGGAACACTGCAGGCGGCTGGATCTGACGCTGAAGCAGTTTTACCGCGCGCTCGAAGAGTTGACAGATCTCTCGCTCGTCCGACCGGCCGCCGGGGACGACCCCCGCCGCGTCCATGTGGTGAATCCGAAGCTCGCACTGGAGACGCTCCTGGCCCGCCAGCGGGCCGAACTTGCCGCCCGCGAACAGCAGGTACGGGCGGGCGAGGCGGCGGTGGCCGACCTGCTCAGCCGGCTGCCGGCGTCGGACCCTGTCACGGGCGGGCCGCCCGTGGTGCACCTGGACGGTGTGGACCACGTACGGGACTACCTGGCCCGGCTGCACGAGGAGGTGGCGGAGGAGATCCAGACCTTCGCCACGGGTGGAGCGCAGACCGAGGAGAACATGACCGCGTCCCGCCCGCTCAACCAGCGGCTGCTCGGGCGCGGCGTGCGGATGCGCACGGTCTACCTGGACAGCATCCACAACCACGCCCCCACGGTGGCCCATGTGACCTGGCTCGCCTCGCTGGGCGCCGAGGTCCGTACCGCGCCGTCACTGAGTACCCGCATGATCATCGCCGACCACCGTCTGGCGCTGGTGGCGCTGGACGACCAGGATTCCTCACTGGGTGCGCTGGTGGTGAGCGGGCGAGGGCTCATCGCGTCCCTGGAAGCCTTGTTCGACAGCGTCTGGGACCGGGCGGAACCGCTGGGCCGCGAGGAGAAGCAGGAGGACGACGCGCTGACCCGGCAACAGCAGGAGACGCTGCGGCTGCTGGCCCGGGGATATACGGACGAGGCCATAGCCAAGCGGCTCGGGGTGTCCCCCCGCACCGCCCGCCGCATCGCCACGGGCCTGCTCGGGCACCTGGAGGCCCGCAGCCGCTTCCAGGCGGGCGTTCACGCGGCACAGCAGGGCTACCTGCGCACGGGCGGGCCGAAGACGTAG
- a CDS encoding BTAD domain-containing putative transcriptional regulator: MRFQLLGPLSITDGREVVVLPPSKPTALLAALLIRPGSVVSTEHLRGVVWGEEQPATAKAALQSCVLRLRRIFAKYGIEDQAVVAVAGGYRMRADAETLDLLHFRQLVDRAGTSGDESELYTLRQALALWRGPLLANVPSDLLHRDEVPRLAEERLRVLERVCDIELDHGRCRETLVDLWEVTRVYPGHERFAEQLMLALYRTGRQSEALAECRRIKGYLRDELGVGPRAGLQRLELAILRGEDLGSVDAGRAPDSLAPDSRTGGPASGGPTSGGDAGVHTVEAGRPDERTDDAATAPAPLPTVPFFTGREREVHLLAHLLTSNQEPLERPPFAVLSGAPGIGKTALALHTAHTVAAHYPGGCVLLPLTRPDGTPKPVREATDHLRGSLAAAAAGHGRTLLILDDVVHPDQVRALLTANAGGAAIVTSRMGLAALVATHGGTVHRLGALEPGESFALLTAVLGRERVETEPSAARLLASVCGHHPLALRIAAARLLTRPRLPLADCADWLRRDLPARLTLADDPRMSVPLTLDEALERLPPALAEAHLRLGAGAHGPLTALGAADVLGIPEDRAEEVMERLLDAGLLEEGRPGAFWMHDLLRAHARRATAPGTSDAPTALVRPPRRAEIPSVGSTAALR; encoded by the coding sequence GTGCGATTCCAACTGCTCGGGCCATTGAGCATCACCGACGGGCGGGAAGTCGTGGTCCTGCCGCCCTCCAAGCCGACCGCGCTGCTGGCCGCGCTGCTCATCCGCCCGGGCTCCGTGGTCTCCACCGAGCACCTGCGCGGGGTCGTCTGGGGTGAGGAACAGCCGGCCACCGCCAAGGCCGCGCTGCAGAGCTGTGTCCTCAGGCTCCGCCGGATCTTCGCCAAGTACGGCATCGAGGACCAGGCGGTCGTGGCGGTGGCCGGCGGTTACCGCATGAGAGCCGACGCCGAGACCCTCGACCTGCTGCACTTCCGGCAGCTCGTGGACCGGGCAGGCACCTCAGGAGACGAGTCCGAGCTCTACACCCTGCGCCAGGCACTCGCGCTGTGGCGGGGCCCGCTGCTCGCCAACGTGCCCTCCGACCTGCTGCACCGCGACGAGGTGCCCCGGCTCGCGGAGGAGCGGCTACGGGTGCTGGAGCGGGTCTGCGACATCGAACTGGATCATGGTCGTTGCCGCGAGACACTCGTTGATCTTTGGGAGGTTACGCGCGTATACCCGGGCCACGAGCGGTTCGCCGAGCAGCTCATGCTGGCGCTCTACCGCACCGGCCGGCAGAGCGAGGCGCTGGCGGAGTGCCGCCGTATCAAGGGGTATCTGCGGGACGAACTCGGTGTCGGCCCGCGGGCCGGCCTCCAGCGGCTCGAACTCGCGATCCTGCGTGGCGAAGATCTCGGCAGCGTCGATGCCGGCCGTGCGCCGGATTCGCTCGCACCGGACTCCCGGACCGGCGGTCCCGCGTCCGGCGGTCCGACGTCAGGGGGAGACGCGGGCGTCCACACCGTGGAGGCGGGCCGCCCCGACGAGCGGACCGACGACGCTGCGACCGCGCCCGCACCGCTGCCCACAGTGCCCTTCTTCACCGGCCGCGAGCGTGAAGTCCACTTGCTCGCACACTTGTTGACGTCCAATCAGGAGCCACTGGAGCGCCCGCCCTTCGCGGTGCTCTCCGGGGCGCCCGGCATCGGCAAGACCGCGCTCGCCCTGCACACCGCCCACACGGTCGCCGCCCACTACCCCGGCGGCTGTGTCCTGCTCCCGCTCACCCGTCCCGACGGCACCCCGAAGCCCGTGCGCGAGGCCACCGACCACCTGCGCGGGTCGCTCGCCGCAGCGGCCGCCGGGCACGGCCGGACCCTGCTGATCCTGGACGACGTCGTCCACCCCGACCAGGTACGCGCGTTGCTGACCGCCAACGCGGGGGGCGCCGCCATCGTCACCAGCCGGATGGGCCTCGCCGCACTCGTCGCCACGCACGGCGGCACCGTGCACCGGCTGGGCGCCCTCGAACCGGGGGAGTCCTTCGCTCTGCTCACCGCCGTACTCGGTCGTGAGCGGGTCGAGACCGAGCCCTCGGCCGCCCGTCTGCTGGCCTCCGTCTGCGGGCACCACCCGCTGGCCCTGCGCATTGCCGCCGCCCGCCTGCTCACCCGGCCCCGGTTGCCCCTGGCCGACTGCGCGGACTGGCTGCGCCGCGACCTGCCCGCCCGGCTCACCCTGGCGGACGACCCGCGCATGTCGGTGCCGCTGACCCTGGACGAGGCGCTGGAACGGCTCCCCCCGGCGCTGGCCGAGGCGCATCTGCGGCTCGGGGCCGGAGCGCACGGTCCGCTGACCGCCCTCGGGGCAGCCGATGTCCTCGGCATCCCGGAGGACAGGGCGGAGGAGGTGATGGAGCGGCTCCTCGACGCCGGCCTCCTGGAGGAGGGCCGGCCGGGGGCCTTCTGGATGCACGACCTGCTCCGGGCGCATGCCCGGCGAGCCACGGCACCCGGCACAAGCGACGCGCCGACGGCCCTGGTGCGCCCGCCCCGGCGTGCGGAGATCCCCTCGGTGGGCAGCACCGCCGCGCTGCGTTGA
- a CDS encoding TOMM precursor leader peptide-binding protein, giving the protein MATTTPYAQTAGTRPRVRRDVLFTETPDGVIFHNADGGFQLTAKSGYRFATLLVPHLDGSRSVEEICQGFGERQKAMVGELVAALYARGFARPVPPPAEEPAGAPAVPRAVTSRFAEQIGYIDHYADDAGTRFARYRATRVAVLGEGPVARWCVLSLIRNGCAAVAVTHALLDGSGGAPSEEFATVLGEAAELADQGCPVELAALPDTTAGPAGWAAYEGYDVVVAAAGPGVPATVLALLREGVPEGRTLLPAWTFGPRAVVGPVMTAGSTGCWACAALRLGAPGTPAEAADLWSGLALGTGTPGAQPAGPLAAMLGNLLGYEVFRLITEALPPETRNKLLIQDMASFDVASEPLLPHPRCPFCAPVANSPEPVDLSSAPARPAFLPTVATAPDDDAAQGPLAELERRSALVRPHTGVFTHYADEPLTQTPLKVGAVAVGLGPHGLRTVTAFDVHHTAGARLRALNAAAAVYAEHVVPAAPALDDTVPAVDPAALTTASGTGFGAPTAWTSATSLVTKEQVRVPAGAVRPLGRDNADRRFEPTRAGAGAGADLPEAAACGLLSALAHDALGRAVRQAGEVAVIPHEALGNDPEVRFLLRSAAHMGPAVELLDLGETGHSGAHVVLARTTGPARWAVGAALDRAGAVVDAVRDLLGEAQYAADPEGGAGTAPDTGDPLLPDLDAALIAVTRSEPEPPGPATDWTRVLDRLRAAGRDALVVPTHAADLPTAGIFTVRVLLTRAVTDAG; this is encoded by the coding sequence ATGGCAACCACAACGCCGTACGCACAGACCGCCGGTACCCGGCCGCGAGTCCGGCGCGACGTCCTGTTCACCGAGACGCCCGACGGGGTGATCTTCCACAACGCGGACGGCGGTTTCCAGCTCACCGCCAAGTCCGGTTACCGGTTCGCCACCCTCCTGGTGCCGCATCTGGACGGCAGCAGAAGCGTGGAGGAGATCTGCCAGGGCTTCGGGGAGCGCCAGAAGGCGATGGTGGGCGAACTCGTCGCGGCGCTCTACGCGCGTGGCTTCGCGCGTCCGGTGCCGCCTCCCGCCGAGGAGCCGGCCGGCGCCCCCGCCGTTCCCCGGGCCGTCACCTCCCGCTTCGCCGAGCAGATCGGCTACATCGACCATTACGCCGACGACGCAGGCACCCGGTTCGCCCGCTACCGCGCCACCCGGGTCGCGGTCCTGGGCGAGGGCCCGGTGGCCCGCTGGTGCGTGCTGTCCCTGATACGCAACGGCTGTGCCGCCGTGGCCGTCACCCACGCACTGCTGGACGGCTCCGGGGGCGCCCCGTCGGAGGAGTTCGCGACGGTCCTCGGTGAAGCGGCCGAACTCGCCGACCAGGGCTGTCCCGTGGAGCTGGCGGCCCTGCCGGACACCACGGCCGGGCCGGCAGGCTGGGCGGCGTACGAGGGGTACGACGTCGTGGTGGCCGCCGCCGGACCCGGCGTACCCGCGACCGTGCTCGCCCTGCTGCGGGAAGGCGTCCCCGAGGGCCGGACGCTGCTGCCCGCCTGGACGTTCGGGCCCCGGGCCGTGGTCGGCCCGGTGATGACGGCCGGGTCGACGGGCTGCTGGGCGTGCGCCGCCCTGCGCCTCGGCGCCCCCGGCACTCCTGCCGAGGCCGCCGATCTGTGGAGCGGGCTCGCCCTCGGCACCGGTACGCCGGGAGCCCAGCCGGCGGGACCGCTCGCGGCGATGCTCGGCAATCTGCTGGGCTACGAGGTCTTCCGCCTGATCACCGAGGCGCTCCCGCCCGAGACCCGCAACAAGCTGCTCATCCAGGACATGGCGTCGTTCGACGTCGCCTCGGAGCCGCTGCTGCCGCATCCCCGCTGCCCGTTCTGTGCCCCCGTCGCGAACTCCCCGGAGCCGGTCGACCTGTCCTCCGCCCCGGCGCGCCCGGCCTTCCTGCCGACCGTCGCCACCGCTCCGGACGACGACGCCGCCCAGGGCCCGCTGGCCGAGCTGGAGCGCCGCTCCGCGCTGGTCCGCCCGCACACAGGGGTCTTCACCCACTACGCGGACGAGCCCCTGACCCAGACACCGTTGAAGGTCGGCGCCGTCGCCGTCGGCCTGGGCCCGCACGGCCTGCGCACTGTCACCGCCTTCGACGTCCACCACACCGCCGGAGCCAGGCTGCGCGCGCTGAACGCCGCGGCGGCCGTCTACGCCGAGCACGTGGTGCCGGCGGCGCCCGCTCTGGACGACACGGTGCCCGCCGTGGACCCGGCGGCCCTCACCACCGCCTCCGGCACCGGCTTCGGCGCCCCCACGGCCTGGACCTCCGCCACCTCGCTCGTCACCAAGGAGCAGGTGCGGGTGCCCGCCGGGGCTGTGCGCCCCTTGGGCCGCGACAACGCCGACCGGCGCTTCGAACCCACCCGGGCGGGCGCGGGGGCCGGGGCCGACCTGCCGGAGGCGGCCGCCTGCGGGCTGCTCTCCGCGCTCGCCCATGACGCACTGGGCCGGGCCGTCAGGCAGGCGGGGGAGGTGGCCGTGATTCCGCACGAGGCGCTCGGCAACGACCCCGAGGTGAGGTTCCTCCTCCGTTCCGCCGCCCACATGGGGCCGGCCGTGGAACTGCTCGACCTCGGCGAAACGGGCCACTCGGGCGCCCACGTCGTCCTGGCCCGGACCACGGGACCTGCCCGCTGGGCCGTCGGTGCCGCTCTGGACCGCGCGGGCGCCGTCGTCGATGCCGTCCGGGACCTCCTCGGCGAGGCGCAGTACGCGGCCGACCCCGAGGGCGGGGCCGGCACCGCACCCGACACGGGTGACCCCCTGCTGCCCGACCTGGACGCGGCCCTGATCGCGGTCACCCGCTCCGAGCCGGAGCCGCCCGGCCCTGCCACGGACTGGACCCGCGTCCTGGACCGCTTGCGGGCCGCCGGCCGCGACGCCCTGGTCGTACCCACGCACGCTGCCGACCTGCCCACCGCCGGCATCTTCACCGTGCGCGTCCTGCTCACCCGGGCTGTCACCGATGCGGGCTGA
- a CDS encoding TOMM precursor leader peptide-binding protein: protein MRADTSAPAETPGRPGTTARAGSARRFAEALNGALREVAPTAPPVTVVPLGVRDAYTAQDAAPAQRGAVPVHLYGRQVLVGPRPSDGRAAGCGTCLARRWQGVRSVPLREGLELRAGTRSVGEWPYATPFAAAAVAALLAGLACADPDPGPYPTVYLVDLDGMTVRSHPLVPDPECPDCGTPRPDTAEGAVHAPQASPKYRPGTFRVRRIEDYRLPLDAYANPHWGALGPSVICDVASTTTSATVGCFSTRSGEYLRETFWGGHAGTFAHSQRIGVLEGLERYAGMRARAKTTRLTASLDDLGPDAVDPRETGLYSQEFHRANPRVRPFTPDREIPWVWGWSLRDAKPRPVPEILAYYHAPGLENRFVQESSNGCASGGSTEEAAYFGLMEVVERDAFLLAWYGQVPLREIDPVTSARPATRHMVDRLAMYGYRARFFDTRISFPVPVVTAVAERFDGGVGRMCFGAGAGLDPESALDSALCEIATDSVNLVGRTRRDESRLRAMAADFDRFTTLHDHPLAYGVPEMGRHADFLLRQEAPQPALAVADLAWPDAGGAPASTDLREDLLRAVGAVTAAGYDVVVVDQTLPEQRAVGLHTVKVLVPGLVPIDFGWSRQRARRMPRIRTVLGAAGLNPAPHPFP, encoded by the coding sequence ATGCGGGCTGACACCTCCGCGCCGGCGGAGACCCCCGGGCGCCCCGGAACCACCGCGCGGGCCGGGTCCGCGCGCCGCTTCGCCGAAGCTCTGAACGGCGCCCTCCGCGAGGTCGCTCCCACCGCGCCCCCGGTGACGGTGGTTCCGCTCGGCGTCCGCGACGCGTACACCGCGCAGGACGCCGCCCCGGCGCAACGCGGAGCCGTGCCCGTCCACCTGTACGGACGGCAGGTGCTGGTCGGGCCCCGGCCCAGCGACGGCCGGGCGGCCGGCTGCGGGACGTGTCTGGCCCGCCGATGGCAGGGCGTGCGCTCGGTGCCGCTGCGTGAAGGTCTCGAACTGCGCGCCGGCACACGGTCGGTTGGCGAGTGGCCGTACGCCACGCCCTTCGCCGCGGCCGCCGTGGCCGCGCTCCTGGCCGGCCTCGCCTGCGCGGATCCGGACCCGGGGCCGTACCCCACGGTGTATCTGGTGGACCTGGACGGCATGACCGTACGCAGTCACCCCCTGGTGCCCGACCCGGAGTGCCCCGACTGCGGGACGCCCCGACCGGACACCGCCGAGGGCGCCGTCCACGCCCCCCAGGCATCGCCCAAGTACCGTCCCGGCACCTTCCGGGTGCGGCGGATCGAGGACTACCGGCTGCCCCTCGACGCCTACGCCAATCCGCACTGGGGCGCGCTCGGCCCGTCCGTCATCTGCGACGTGGCCTCCACCACCACCTCCGCGACCGTCGGCTGCTTCTCCACCCGCTCCGGGGAGTACCTGCGCGAAACCTTCTGGGGCGGCCACGCGGGCACCTTCGCGCACAGTCAGCGCATCGGTGTCCTGGAGGGGCTGGAGCGCTACGCCGGGATGCGTGCCCGGGCGAAGACCACCCGGCTCACCGCGTCGCTGGACGACCTCGGTCCCGACGCCGTCGACCCCCGCGAAACCGGGCTGTACTCCCAGGAGTTCCACCGCGCCAACCCCCGGGTGCGCCCCTTCACCCCGGACCGGGAGATCCCCTGGGTGTGGGGCTGGTCCCTGCGGGACGCCAAGCCGCGCCCCGTCCCCGAGATCCTGGCCTACTACCACGCCCCAGGGCTGGAGAACCGCTTCGTCCAGGAGAGCTCCAACGGCTGTGCCTCCGGCGGCAGCACCGAGGAGGCGGCCTACTTCGGACTGATGGAGGTCGTGGAGCGCGACGCCTTCCTGCTCGCCTGGTACGGGCAGGTGCCGCTCCGGGAGATCGACCCCGTGACCAGCGCCCGCCCCGCCACCCGGCACATGGTGGACCGGCTCGCCATGTACGGCTACCGGGCCCGTTTCTTCGACACCCGGATCAGCTTCCCCGTGCCTGTCGTCACCGCCGTCGCCGAGCGATTCGACGGGGGAGTGGGCCGCATGTGCTTCGGGGCCGGTGCGGGGCTCGACCCGGAGTCCGCGCTGGACTCCGCGCTCTGCGAGATAGCGACCGACTCGGTGAACCTGGTCGGCCGCACCCGGCGCGACGAGTCCAGGCTGCGCGCCATGGCAGCCGACTTCGACCGGTTCACCACCCTGCACGACCACCCGCTCGCCTACGGTGTCCCGGAGATGGGGCGGCACGCGGACTTCCTGCTGCGCCAGGAAGCCCCGCAACCCGCGCTCGCCGTCGCGGACCTGGCGTGGCCGGACGCCGGCGGCGCCCCCGCCTCCACGGACCTGCGCGAGGACCTGCTGCGTGCGGTCGGCGCCGTCACCGCCGCCGGGTACGACGTCGTCGTGGTCGACCAGACCCTGCCCGAGCAGCGCGCGGTCGGGCTGCACACGGTGAAGGTCCTGGTGCCGGGCCTCGTCCCCATCGACTTCGGCTGGTCCCGTCAGCGCGCCCGGCGCATGCCCCGGATACGCACCGTCCTCGGGGCCGCCGGCCTCAATCCCGCACCGCACCCGTTCCCGTGA
- a CDS encoding nitroreductase family protein, translating into MGYAHEYADAVLHRGRVPMEPADFVPNWSDGPRKGKFYPGVRPCALPDGDGLPDVPVARGLLPALVPAPDPAMAPDPAGFTLPLLSAMLKDSYGLTGRRLGIQANSDLSGLPFYTHANWSRGTAGGGGLYPVSIYWAAGPSGPLTPGIHYYDVQRHAVQRLLTGDVSARIREALGPDAPAGALETDQYLILGVKYWQNTFKYNSFSYHVVSTDLGTLVQTWRIWAGARGLRTAPVLWFDESRLNGLLGTAGEEEAVFAVVPLRWATPSGPAATVAVPGPDPAVRHRDVERSRAVLDFPTVRAMHTATTTHAADRPAPGMLAPAAALPVPAGGTRVSLPAAAFPGVPVRRTLRGRRSSFGRFDAGRPLTPAQLSAVLAACAATSLESDADPDGAVRQARLYAFVNHVEGIEPGAYAYDPDTGELRLVEAGHQGAFLQENYFLANYNLEQAGAVLVPTVRTTAVLDAVGDRGYRLAVGTAGAVAQTFYVAAAALGIGAGVALGFDNISFIEKLGLAGGDEAPLLIMPLGNERPRPADFRHEIA; encoded by the coding sequence ATGGGCTACGCCCACGAGTACGCCGACGCCGTCCTGCACCGGGGCCGCGTCCCGATGGAACCCGCGGACTTCGTGCCCAACTGGTCCGACGGGCCGCGCAAAGGCAAGTTCTACCCCGGCGTGAGACCCTGCGCCCTGCCCGACGGCGACGGTCTCCCCGACGTTCCCGTGGCCCGCGGCCTCCTCCCGGCCCTCGTGCCCGCGCCGGATCCCGCCATGGCTCCCGACCCGGCGGGGTTCACGCTGCCGCTGCTCTCCGCCATGCTCAAGGACTCGTACGGGCTGACCGGCCGCCGCCTCGGCATCCAGGCCAACAGCGACCTGTCCGGTCTGCCCTTCTACACCCACGCCAACTGGTCGCGGGGCACGGCGGGCGGTGGCGGCCTCTACCCGGTCAGCATCTACTGGGCGGCCGGCCCGTCCGGCCCGCTGACTCCCGGCATCCACTACTACGACGTCCAGCGGCACGCCGTGCAACGGCTGCTGACCGGTGACGTCTCGGCGCGGATCCGTGAGGCGCTCGGCCCGGACGCGCCCGCCGGCGCGCTGGAGACCGACCAGTACCTGATCCTCGGCGTCAAGTACTGGCAGAACACGTTCAAGTACAACAGCTTCTCCTACCACGTGGTCTCCACCGACCTCGGCACACTCGTCCAGACCTGGCGGATCTGGGCAGGCGCCCGAGGGCTGCGGACCGCGCCGGTCCTGTGGTTCGACGAGTCCCGGCTGAACGGCCTGCTCGGGACCGCGGGGGAGGAGGAGGCCGTCTTCGCCGTCGTCCCGCTGCGCTGGGCGACTCCGTCAGGACCGGCGGCGACGGTCGCGGTCCCCGGGCCCGACCCCGCCGTGCGGCACCGGGACGTGGAACGGTCACGGGCCGTCCTGGACTTCCCGACCGTGCGGGCCATGCACACCGCGACCACCACCCACGCGGCAGACCGCCCCGCACCCGGCATGCTCGCCCCGGCCGCCGCCCTCCCCGTGCCCGCCGGGGGCACCCGTGTCTCCCTGCCCGCCGCGGCCTTCCCCGGCGTACCCGTACGCCGGACCCTGCGCGGGCGGCGCAGCAGCTTCGGCCGCTTCGACGCCGGCCGGCCGCTCACCCCGGCCCAGCTCTCGGCCGTCCTCGCGGCTTGCGCGGCGACCTCGCTGGAGAGCGACGCCGACCCCGACGGCGCTGTGCGGCAGGCGCGGCTCTACGCCTTCGTGAACCATGTGGAGGGCATCGAGCCGGGCGCGTACGCCTACGACCCGGACACGGGCGAACTGCGCCTCGTCGAAGCCGGCCACCAGGGGGCCTTCCTCCAGGAGAACTACTTCCTGGCCAACTACAACCTGGAGCAGGCGGGTGCCGTGCTCGTGCCCACCGTCCGGACCACCGCCGTCCTGGACGCGGTGGGGGACCGCGGCTACCGGCTCGCCGTCGGCACGGCGGGCGCGGTGGCCCAGACGTTCTACGTGGCCGCAGCCGCCCTCGGGATCGGTGCGGGCGTCGCGCTGGGCTTCGACAACATCTCCTTCATCGAGAAGCTCGGCCTGGCCGGGGGCGACGAAGCACCCCTGCTGATCATGCCCCTCGGAAACGAACGGCCCCGGCCCGCCGACTTCCGCCACGAGATCGCCTGA